The region CCTTTCACAAAAGGAGCTGGCAGAAAAACTGGAGTGCAGCCAGGCAATGGTCTCGAAGATCGAAAGTGGCGACTATAACTTCACAATAAGAAAGCTTTTTGACGTTGTAAACAAGCTCGGAGGTCGTGTATCTTTTGAGATTGACTTCAAAGATGGTACTTCGGTTCCAGATTCTTCAGAAGAGCGAGTCTCAATATGGGAGTATGTTGGCAATCAAAGCATCAAAGGGATGAAGAATAGTGCCTGAGCCAGTGAATGCCGAGTTTCGCTTCTTGGCGCACAGAATTTCTGATTTTTCGTTTACTCTCCAGGAGGGGATCA is a window of Mesotoga infera DNA encoding:
- a CDS encoding XRE family transcriptional regulator — encoded protein: MFSWGEGDRKRRMNTENPEPLFKRDSELLLESADDDTRFELNLISVMTDISAALINYRADNSLSQKELAEKLECSQAMVSKIESGDYNFTIRKLFDVVNKLGGRVSFEIDFKDGTSVPDSSEERVSIWEYVGNQSIKGMKNSA